In a single window of the Hymenobacter sp. YIM 151858-1 genome:
- a CDS encoding acetate and sugar kinases/Hsc70/actin family protein — protein sequence MKLRLLLFLYAAVCWLFSVPVQAQAPAATAWFELRDSQLRVFSGGQSQPLTKDLTLPNGTRLRLGARTAQLADGRTVPLREGDRISLGGVISPAAGAAPAAPAPEVSAPAPGPGSTTVAPAPVPAAFTYQPPAPVGGKLKGVVELGASGFNSFVVRIDAHKRWQLERSEFGNSLVLENIATPDDVRRGLKSYIGQMLDYGVRGQDIHFVVSSGALMADVTKRIVAGLKTLGYVVHAVTAEQEGQYGLRAALPAAFSGRAFVLDLGSGNTKLAWVERGQPRSVDTYGAKFFQQGLDDNTVAGAVRAAAAQVPAAQRATCFVLGGVPHELAQAARQGRERYTVLSSPAAYAGRFSGAKTQAGLTIYRAAAEATGCQQFVFDWAANFTIGYLLALP from the coding sequence ATGAAGCTTCGCCTGCTGCTTTTCCTGTACGCCGCCGTTTGCTGGCTTTTCTCCGTGCCCGTCCAGGCCCAGGCCCCCGCCGCCACCGCGTGGTTTGAGCTGCGCGACAGCCAGCTGCGGGTGTTCTCCGGCGGCCAGTCGCAGCCTCTGACCAAGGATTTGACCTTGCCCAACGGCACCCGGTTGCGCCTTGGGGCGCGCACGGCCCAGCTGGCCGACGGCCGCACCGTGCCCTTGCGCGAGGGCGACCGGATTAGCCTCGGCGGAGTCATCAGCCCGGCTGCCGGCGCCGCGCCCGCCGCCCCGGCCCCGGAGGTGTCCGCCCCGGCCCCAGGCCCGGGGTCAACCACGGTTGCCCCCGCGCCGGTCCCAGCGGCCTTTACTTACCAGCCGCCCGCGCCGGTAGGCGGCAAGCTCAAGGGCGTGGTGGAGCTGGGCGCCAGCGGCTTCAACTCCTTTGTCGTGCGCATCGACGCGCACAAGCGCTGGCAGCTGGAGCGCTCGGAGTTCGGTAACAGCCTCGTGCTCGAAAACATCGCTACCCCCGACGACGTGCGCCGGGGCCTGAAAAGCTACATCGGCCAGATGCTCGACTACGGTGTGCGCGGCCAGGACATCCACTTCGTGGTGAGCTCCGGGGCGCTGATGGCCGACGTGACCAAGCGCATCGTGGCCGGGCTGAAAACCCTGGGCTACGTGGTGCACGCCGTCACGGCCGAGCAGGAAGGCCAGTACGGCCTGCGCGCGGCCTTGCCTGCGGCCTTCAGCGGCCGCGCCTTCGTGCTCGACCTGGGCTCGGGCAACACCAAGCTGGCCTGGGTGGAACGCGGCCAGCCGCGCAGCGTGGATACCTACGGCGCTAAGTTCTTCCAGCAAGGCCTTGACGACAACACCGTGGCCGGGGCCGTGCGCGCCGCCGCCGCCCAGGTGCCGGCCGCGCAGCGCGCCACCTGCTTCGTGCTCGGCGGCGTGCCCCACGAGCTGGCCCAGGCCGCGCGCCAAGGCCGGGAGCGCTACACCGTCCTGAGCTCCCCGGCCGCGTACGCCGGCCGGTTCAGCGGGGCCAAGACCCAGGCTGGCCTGACCATCTACCGGGCCGCGGCCGAAGCCACCGGCTGTCAGCAGTTCGTCTTCGACTGGGCGGCCAACTTCACCATCGGCTACCTGCTCGCCCTGCCCTAA